The following proteins are encoded in a genomic region of Anabas testudineus chromosome 13, fAnaTes1.2, whole genome shotgun sequence:
- the cldnf gene encoding claudin f — translation MGRIGKEVAGQVLSFIGLVGVAVACGVPMWRVTFYVEANIVTAQTVWDGLWMNCVMQATGQMQCKLDWSLMTLTADLQAARAMVIISLVFGFIGFVFTFIGAKCTGCLKTDASKAKVVITGGCLILIAAILVLIPLCWSAAVTVGEYLSPFTITTQKRELGASIYIGWGATAFLLIGGIVLTTSCPPQKPMYGYPGYPPAPMYPYAGPATYAPVYAPPSSRQYSGTGTYVPNKPYAAPTTNAPGQYL, via the coding sequence ATGGGGAGGATTGGCAAGGAAGTGGCAGGTCAGGTCTTGAGCTTCATAGGCCTTGTTGGGGTTGCCGTTGCCTGCGGGGTCCCCATGTGGAGAGTGACCTTTTATGTCGAAGCCAACATTGTGACTGCCCAAACCGTGTGGGATGGTCTGTGGATGAACTGTGTAATGCAGGCCACCGGGCAGATGCAGTGCAAGCTGGATTGGTCTTTGATGACGCTGACTGCAGATCTACAAGCCGCCCGAGCTATGGTCATCATCTCTCTTGTTTTTGGCTTCATTGGCTTCGTATTTACCTTCATTGGAGCAAAGTGCACTGGCTGTCTGAAGACAGACGCATCAAAGGCTAAAGTGGTGATTACAGGAGGCTGTCTCATCCTTATTGCTGCTATCCTGGTCCTGATCCCTCTCTGCTGGTCTGCAGCTGTTACCGTTGGAGAATATCTGAGCCCCTTCACGATTACCACACAGAAGAGGGAACTTGGAGCCTCCATCTACATTGGCTGGGGTGCTACTGCATTTCTTCTGATCGGTGGGATCGTCTTAACAACCTCCTGTCCACCTCAAAAACCCATGTACGGATACCCAGGATACCCACCAGCGCCAATGTACCCTTATGCAGGTCCAGCGACCTATGCTCCTGTATATGCTCCCCCATCCAGCAGACAATACTCAGGCACAGGGACATATGTACCCAACAAACCATATGCTGCACCAACCACAAACGCTCCGGGACAGTACCTTTGA
- the LOC113148293 gene encoding claudin-like protein ZF-A89 — MASAAMQIVACVLALLGWIGVIIACALPMWRVSAFIGSNIVTFQVMWEGIWTSCVDQSTGQMDCQAYFSMLALSTDLQAARALTVMSIVTGFLGLLLVLVGGNCTNCVQEERAKSRISIAAGVVLIISGLLCLIPVSWTACVIIRDFYNPTLLDAQKRELGASLYIGWAAAGLLILGGALLCASCPPDEYTTPPVKYFKPSGQSKENSFRSKTPAMSYI, encoded by the coding sequence ATGGCCTCCGCAGCAATGCAGATAGTGGCCTGCGTCCTGGCTCTCTTAGGCTGGATTGGGGTGATCATTGCTTGTGCCCTGCCCATGTGGAGGGTCAGTGCCTTCATCGGCAGCAACATAGTGACATTCCAGGTCATGTGGGAGGGCATCTGGACGAGCTGTGTGGACCAGAGTACCGGCCAGATGGACTGTCAGGCCTACTTCTCCATGCTGGCTCTGAGCACGGACCTCCAGGCGGCCCGTGCTCTCACGGTGATGTCCATCGTCACAGGCTTTCTCGGGCTCCTTTTGGTGTTGGTTGGTGGAAATTGCACTAACTGTGTTCAAGAGGAGAGAGCCAAGTCGAGGATTTCCATAGCAGCAGGTGTGGTGCTGATCATCAGTGGACTCCTCTGCCTTATCCCTGTTTCCTGGACTGCATGTGTAATTATAAGGGACTTCTACAACCCCACACTACTAGATGCTCAGAAACGAGAGCTCGGGGCCTCTCTTTACATCGGCTGGGCGGCTGCGGGACTGTTGATCTTGGGAGGGGCACTTCTGTGTGCCAGCTGTCCACCCGACGAATATACCACCCCCCCTGTGAAGTACTTCAAACCTTCAggacaaagcaaagaaaattcCTTTCGATCCAAAACACCTGCTATGTCTTATATTTGA
- the LOC113169131 gene encoding claudin-4-like, whose product MASQGVQMLGVTMTLIGWLMVIVVCALPMWKVAAFIGANIITAQLIWQGIWMNCVVQSTGQMQCKIYDSVLALPEDLQAARGMIVMSVVTGICGVIVSIIGGKCTNCIEDMQTKAKACILAGVCFMISGLLCLIPVSWTAYTIITNFYNPLLNESQKYEFGAALYIGWAAAALLLMGGGLLCWNCPPKNEHYAPKFTPVRSMATSREYV is encoded by the coding sequence ATGGCTTCTCAGGGAGTTCAGATGCTCGGTGTGACGATGACATTGATTGGATGGCTCATGGTCATTGTGGTGTGTGCCTTGCCCATGTGGAAGGTTGCTGCTTTTATTGGAGCCAACATCATCACTGCCCAACTCATCTGGCAGGGAATATGGATGAACTGTGTGGTGCAGAGTACAGGCCAGATGCAGTGCAAGATATATGACTCCGTGCTGGCACTGCCCGAGGACCTGCAGGCCGCTCGAGGCATGATAGTCATGTCCGTCGTGACTGGAATCTGTGGCGTGATCGTCTCAATCATTGGCGGGAAATGTACTAACTGCATCGAGGACATGCAAACCAAGGCAAAGGCTTGCATCCTAGCTGGAGTTTGTTTCATGATCTCAGGGTTGCTGTGTCTCATTCCAGTCTCATGGACGGCCTACACCATCATCACCAACTTCTACAACCCGTTGCTGAATGAGTCCCAGAAGTACGAGTTTGGAGCAGCGCTGTACATTGGCTGGGCggctgctgcactgctgctgatGGGAGGAGGACTACTGTGTTGGAACTGCCCACCCAAAAATGAACACTATGCACCCAAATTCACACCTGTGAGGTCAATGGCCACATCAAGAGAATATGTATAA
- the LOC113173664 gene encoding claudin-4-like encodes MVSMGRQMLGFSLAVIGFIGAIVTCALPMWKVTAFIGANIVTAQIIWEGLWMNCVMQSTGQMQCKIYDSMLALPQDLQAARALVVVAIVIAIFGIILGIVGGKCTNFVENEYSKAKVAIAAGAVFICAGVLVLVPVCWSANTIIRDFYNPIMTDAQRREIGASLYIGWATAALLILGGGLLCSSCPRKDSPEYPVKYAGARSVADSRAYV; translated from the coding sequence ATGGTGTCAATGGGACGACAGATGCTGGGCTTTTCCCTGGCCGTCATTGGATTCATTGGGGCCATCGTAACATGTGCTCTGCCCATGTGGAAAGTCACAGCCTTCATTGGAGCCAACATTGTGACAGCGCAGATCATCTGGGAAGGCTTGTGGATGAACTGTGTGATGCAGAGTACGGGCCAGATGCAGTGCAAGATCTACGATTCCATGCTGGCTCTGCCTCAGGACCTCCAGGCTGCCAGAGCTCTTGTGGTCGTTGCCATTGTGATTGCAATCTTTGGTATCATCCTGGGTATTGTTGGAGGAAAGTGCACCAACTTTGTGGAGAATGAATATTCCAAAGCCAAGGTGGCCATCGCCGCTGGAGCTGTTTTCATCTGCGCCGGCGTTCTCGTCCTTGTGCCTGTCTGCTGGTCTGCCAACACCATCATCAGAGATTTTTACAACCCCATTATGACTGACGCCCAGAGGAGAGAAATTGGGGCTTCACTGTACATCGGCTGGGCCACAGCTGCACTTCTCATCCTGGGTGGTGGTCTTCTCTGCAGTTCCTGTCCACGCAAAGACAGCCCAGAGTATCCAGTCAAGTACGCTGGTGCCAGATCTGTTGCTGATAGCCGAGCCTATGTCTGA
- the LOC113148260 gene encoding claudin-9-like has product MHTHVKITPHPTVLCYQLFLVSKIGPAVKRRSRQAAVMERQLELAALGLALSGWICAILTRCLALWKVSGTLNNITATLPAYWDGVWLEWDHWDLAHDGSLHCSFYQSLMSLSGSFRTWRALIMAAVGAGAFAVVTGAVGAVWFPERGQVKVFSGALFVLSGILLLVPIAWTCHHTSQPLEGAELLRRDWGPALYLGWISFALIVAGGVFLMTRCHSTERQSQQPQGGRYPTQDEGANHPLSTINRTTFTHSQYERRSVPI; this is encoded by the coding sequence atgcacacacatgttAAAATAACACCACACCCCACCGTGCTCTGCTACCAGCTGTTTCTGGTTTCGAAAATCGGGCCTGCAGTaaagaggaggagcaggcaGGCTGCAGTTATGGAGAGGCAGCTGGAGCTCGCTGCCCTCGGTCTGGCCCTCTCGGGGTGGATTTGTGCCATTCTGACCCGCTGCCTGGCCCTGTGGAAGGTGAGTGGCACCCTCAACAACATCACAGCTACTCTGCCTGCATACTGGGACGGGGTGTGGCTGGAATGGGATCACTGGGACTTGGCCCATGATGGCAGCCTGCATTGCTCCTTCTACCAGTCTCTCATGTCTCTCTCTGGAAGTTTCCGGACGTGGAGGGCGCTCATCATGGCAGCCGTCGGAGCTGGGGCTTTTGCTGTGGTGACTGGTGCAGTGGGGGCAGTGTGGTTCCCAGAGCGTGGCCAGGTCAAAGTGTTTTCTGGAgctctctttgttttgtctgggATCCTGCTGCTGGTTCCCATAGCCTGGACATGCCATCACACCAGTCAGCCACTGGAGGGGGCTGAGTTGCTGAGGAGAGACTGGGGCCCTGCACTGTACCTTGGATGGATCTCTTTTGCCTTGATAGTAGCTGGAGGCGTGTTTCTCATGACCAGATGCCACAGTACTGAGAGGCAGTCACAGCAGCCTCAAGGGGGCAGATACCCAACTCAGGATGAGGGGGCTAATCATCCACTGAGCACGATCAACAGGACTACGTTCACACACAGCCAGTATGAACGCAGATCAGTGCCCATCTGA
- the cldnj gene encoding claudin j, with protein sequence MAVQELGISLSLIGLAGTILICALPMWKVTAFIGTNLVVMQVFWEGLWMTCVSEYTGQLQCKLYDALLDLSADLQAARGLICISLVLGCLGFLIFLLGARCTNCLSHPRIKAKVVVSSGAIFCLASLTSIVAVSWTANRIISDFHNPRVPEVLKRELGAAIYIGFVTSGLLFCGGAILCTSCPPQRARFHSSGYTQARMPSHSSYAMKNYV encoded by the coding sequence ATGGCTGTACAGGAACTGGGCATCAGCCTGTCCTTGATAGGTCTTGCTGGGACCATCCTGATCTGTGCTCTACCCATGTGGAAGGTGACAGCTTTCATTGGCACCAATTTGGTGGTCATGCAGGTGTTCTGGGAGGGGCTGTGGATGACCTGTGTCAGCGAGTACACGGGTCAGCTGCAGTGCAAGCTGTATGATGCCCTGCTGGACCTGTCAGCAGACCTCCAGGCAGCCCGGGGCCTCATCTGCATTAGCCTGGTACTGGGGTGCCTGGGATTCCTCATCTTTCTCCTTGGAGCCCGTTGCACCAACTGCCTGAGTCACCCAAGAATAAAAGCTAAGGTTGTGGTGAGCTCGGGGGCTATCTTCTGCTTGGCATCCCTCACCTCCATAGTTGCTGTTTCCTGGACAGCTAACCGCATCATTAGTGACTTCCACAACCCACGTGTCCCTGAGGTGCTGAAGAGAGAGCTTGGAGCAGCCATATACATCGGCTTTGTGACTTCTGGGTTGTTGTTCTGTGGGGGAGCCATTCTGTGCACAAGTTGCCCCCCACAGAGAGCCAGGTTCCACTCCAGTGGGTACACACAGGCCAGGATGCCCTCACACAGTAGCTATGCCATGAAGAACTATGTGTGA
- the LOC113169139 gene encoding claudin-like protein ZF-A89, with amino-acid sequence MVSAGLQMLGTALCIIGWIGAIVTCALPQWRVTAFIGQNIVTAQTTWEGIWMSCVVQSTGQMQCKVYDSMLALSQDLQAARALIVIAILTGILGILLAIAGGKCTNCVEDEGAKSKIGVASGVIFIISGILCLIPVCWTANTIIRDFYNPTVVSSQKMELGASLFIGWGASALLILGGGLLCANCPAKDNYSAKYSSAPRSSAPKGYV; translated from the coding sequence CCATCGTTACCTGTGCTCTACCCCAGTGGAGAGTGACAGCTTTCATCGGTCAAAACATTGTCACTGCTCAAACCACTTGGGAGGGCATCTGGATGAGCTGTGTAGTCCAGAGTACCGGACAGATGCAGTGCAAGGTTTATGACTCGATGCTGGCCCTGTCCCAGGACCTCCAGGCTGCCCGTGCCCTCATCGTTATTGCTATCCTGACTGGCATTCTGGGCATTCTTCTGGCCATTGCTGGGGGCAAGTGCACCAACTGTGTGGAGGATGAGGGTGCCAAATCTAAAATTGGTGTGGCGTCTGGTGTGATCTTTATCATTTCTGGCATTTTGTGCCTGATCCCTGTTTGCTGGACAGCAAACACAATCATAAGGGACTTCTACAACCCAACAGTGGTGAGCTCTCAGAAGATGGAGTTGGGAGCGTCACTCTTCATTGGCTGGGGGGCCTCAGCCCTTCTGATCCTGGGTGGTGGACTTCTCTGTGCCAACTGCCCTGCCAAAGACAACTACTCAGCCAAATACAGCTCAGCTCCCCGCTCATCTGCCCCCAAAGGCTACGTCTAA
- the sbds gene encoding ribosome maturation protein SBDS — protein sequence MSIFTPTNQIRLTNVAVVRIKKGGKRFEIACYKNKVMSWRSGAEKDLDEVLQTHSVFVNVSKGQVAKKDDLTKAFGTDDLTEICKQILAKGELQVSDKERQSQLETMFRDIATIVAEKCVNPETKRPYTVSLIERAMKDIHYSVKANKSTKQQALEVIRQLKETMEIQRAHMRLRLVLPAKEAKRLKEKLKPLLQVVESEDFDEELEMVCLVDPGCFREIDELIRCETKGKGTLEVLSLKDVEEGDEKF from the exons atgtctATATTTACGCCAACAAATCAAATACGGCTGACAAATGTGGCTGTAGTCAGGataaaaaaaggagggaaaCGGTTTGAAATCGCCTGCTACAAGAATAAAGTAATGAGCTGGAGATCAGGAGC AGAGAAAGACCTCGATGAGGTTTTGCAGACACATTCAGTTTTCGTTAATGTGTCCAAAGGTCAGGTGGCGAAGAAAGATGATTTGACCAAAGCTTTTGGAACAGACGATTTGACCGAAATATGTAAACAG ATCTTAGCCAAAGGAGAGCTCCAGGTGTCAGACAAGGAGAGACAGTCTCAGTTGGAGACGATGTTCAGGGACATTGCAACTATTGTGGCAGAGAAGTGTGTCAACCCTGAGACGAAGAGACCGTACACAGTCAGTCTCATTGAGCGGGCGATGAAGGACATCCACTACTCTGTCAAGGCCAACAAGAGCACTAAGCAGCAG GCTCTGGAAGTGATCAGGCAGCTGAAGGAGACCATGGAGATCCAGAGAGCCCACATGAGGCTGCGCTTGGTGCTGCCAGCCAAAGAGGCCAAGAGGCTGAAGGAGAAGCTGAAACCGCTCCTGCAGGTTGTGGAGAGTGAAGACTTTGATGAGGAGCTGGAGATG GTTTGTCTGGTGGATCCAGGATGTTTCAGGGAGATCGATGAGCTGATCCGCTGCGAGACTAAAGGCAAAGGCACTCTGGAGGTTCTCAGTCTGAAGGATGTGGAGGAAGGAGATGAGAAATTCTAG